From Salvelinus sp. IW2-2015 linkage group LG18, ASM291031v2, whole genome shotgun sequence, a single genomic window includes:
- the LOC111978103 gene encoding sphingomyelin synthase-related protein 1 has protein sequence MSSSTQLNIRQWTTKHVAKWLKDEGFCHYVDLLCNKHRLDGMSLLTLSEYDLRSPPLELKVLGDIKRLMVSLRKLQKQNLDILEELGVPFDGHSPQGGGGDWHCNGDSSRECDNSNTDTAPVGEQYLQYTNGKYKHGGSRRLDPEYWKTALSAIYVVFVFGFTSFVMVIVHERVPDMRTYPPLPDIFLDSVPRIPWAFAMAEACGVILCNIWLLVLLLHKHRSVLLRRLCSLMGTVFMLRCITMFVTSLSVPGQHLQCSGKIYGDMWAKLHRALAIWSGFGMSLTGVHTCGDYMFSGHTVVITMLNFFVTEYTPRGWNFIHTLSWVLNLFGIFFILAAHEHYSIDVFIAFYITTRLFLYYHTLANTRAYQQSRRARIWFPMFSFFECNVNGPVPNEYGWPFSKPAMIRRMIGY, from the exons ATGTCTAGCAGCACCCAGTTGAACATCCGACAGTGGACCACCAAGCATGTAGCCAAGTGGCTGAAGGACGAGGGCTTCTGCCACTATGTTGACCTGCTGTGCAACAAGCACCGTCTGGATGGCATGTCCTTACTCACCCTCAGCGAGTATGACCTACGCTCTCCCCCGCTTGAGCTCAAGGTGCTGGGGGATATCAAGAGGCTGATGGTGTCCCTCCGCAAGCTGCAGAAACAAAACCTGGACATCCTGGAGGAGCTCGGGGTCCCGTTCGACGGACACTCCCCTCAGGGTGGCGGTGGGGACTGGCACTGCAATGGAGACTCCAGTAGAGAGTGTGATAACTCTAACACAGACACTGCACCGGTTGGAGAGCAGTATCTTCAGTATACAAATGGGAAGTACAAGCATGGAGGGAGCAGGAGGCTGGACCCTGAGTACTGGAAGACGGCACTTAGTGCCATCTATGTTGTGTTCGTGTTTGGATTTACCTCCTTCGTCATGGTGATCGTGCACGAGAGGGTGCCGGACATGCGCACCTACCCGCCCTTGCCAGACATTTTCTTAGACAG TGTACCTAGAATACCATGGGCCTTTGCCATGGCAGAGGCATGTGGAGTGATCCTGTGTAATATCTGGCTGCTAGTTCTGCTGCTGCACAAGCACAG GTCAGTTCTGCTGCGGCGCCTGTGCAGCCTCATGGGGACAGTGTTCATGCTGCGTTGCATCACCATGTTCGTCACCTCTCTGTCAGTGCCAGGACAGCACCTGCAGTGCTCAGGAAAG ATTTATGGTGACATGTGGGCAAAACTGCATCGAGCTCTGGCCATCTGGAGTGGATTTGGAATGTCTCTCACAGGTGTCCACACATGTGGTGACTACATGTTCAGCGGTCACACAGTGGTCATCACCATGCTCAACTTCTTTGTGACAGAAT ACACACCGAGGGGTTGGAACTTCATCCACACCTTATCTTGGGTCCTAAACTTGTTTGGGATCTTCTTTATCCTGGCGGCCCATGAACACTACTCCATCGACGTCTTCATTGCTTTCTACATCACAACCAGGCTTTTCCTGTACTACCACACGCTGGCTAACACCAGGGCCTACCAGCAGAGTCGCAGGGCCCGCATCTGGTTCCCCATGTTCTCTTTCTTCGAATGCAACGTCAACGGCCCTGTGCCCAACGAGTACGGCTGGCCCTTCTCTAAACCCGCCATGATCAGGAGGATGATTGGGTACTAG
- the LOC111978262 gene encoding voltage-dependent anion-selective channel protein 2, with protein MAVPPSYGDLGKSAKDIFNKGYGFGLVKLDVKTKSSSGVEFKTSGSSNTDTSKVNGNLETKYKWGEYGLTFTEKWTTDNTLGTEITVEDQITKGLKLTFDTQFSPNSGKKSGKVKTAYKREYVNLGVDFDFDFAGPAIHGAAVAGYEGWLAGYQMTFDTAKSKMTQSNFAVGYKTGDFQLHTNVNDGTEFGGSIYQKVNDQLETAVNLAWTAGSNSTRFGIAAKYQLDSSTSISAKVNNASLVGVGYTQTLRPGMKLVLSALVDGKSINSGGHKLGLGLELEA; from the exons ATGGCAGTGCCTCCATCATATGGTGACCTTGGCAAATCTGCAAAGGACATCTTCAACAAAGGATATG GTTTTGGATTGGTGAAACTTGATGTCAAGACCAAGTCTTCAAGTGGAGTG GAATTCAAAACCTCAGGCTCCTCCAATACTGACACCAGCAAAGTCAACGGGAACTTGGAGACCAAGTACAAATGGGGTGAATACGGCCTGACTTTTACAGAGAAGTGGACCACAGACAATACTCTGGGAACTGAGATCACTGTTGAAGACCAG ATCACCAAAGGACTGAAACTTACTTTCGACACCCAATTCTCACCAAATTCTGG CAAGAAGAGTGGGAAGGTGAAGACTGCCTATAAGCGTGAATACGTCAACCTGGGTGTGGACTTTGACTTTGACTTTGCCGGCCCGGCCATCCACGGGGCAGCGGTGGCCGGATACGagggatggctggctggctatcAGATGACCTTCGACACGGCCAAGTCCAAAATGACCCAGAGCAACTTTGCTGTTGGCTATAAGACAGGAGATTTCCAGCTGCACACCAATGT TAATGATGGCACAGAGTTTGGAGGGTCCATCTACCAGAAGGTGAATGACCAGCTGGAGACTGCTGTGAACCTGGCCTGGACAGCAGGCAGCAACAGCACCCGCTTTGGCATCGCTGCCAAGTACCAGCTGGACTCCAGTACCTCCATATCT GCTAAAGTTAACAATGCCAGCTTGGTGGGAGTTGGCTATACCCAGACACTACGGCCAG GTATGAAACTCGTCCTGTCTGCACTGGTCGATGGAAAAAGCATAAACTCCGGTGGCCACaaactgggactgggactggagcTGGAAGCATAA